One genomic segment of Odocoileus virginianus isolate 20LAN1187 ecotype Illinois chromosome X, Ovbor_1.2, whole genome shotgun sequence includes these proteins:
- the RLIM gene encoding E3 ubiquitin-protein ligase RLIM encodes MESSDCNDKGSGDQSAAQRRSQMDRLDREEAFYQFVNNLSEEDYRLMRDNNLLGTPGESTEEELLRRLQQIKEGPPPQNSDENRGGDSSDDVSNGDSIIDWLNSVRQTGNTTRSGQRGNQSWRAVSRTNPNSGDFRFSLEINVNRNNGSQNPENENEPSTRRSSGESMDNNSQRQVENPRSESTSARPPRSERNSTEALTGEAPPTRGQRRARSRSPDHRRTRARAERSRSPLHPMSEIPRRSHHSISSQTFEHPLVNETEGSSRTRHHVTLRQQISGPDLLTRGLFAASGTRNASQGAGSSDTTGNGESTGSGQRPPTIVLDLQVRRVRPGEYRQRDSIASRTRSRSQTPNNTVTYESERGGFRRTFSRSERAGVRTYVSTIRIPIRRILNTGLSETTSVAIQTMLRQIMTGFGELSYFMYSDSDSEPSGSVSSRNMERSESRNGRGGSGGSSSSGSSSSSSPSSSSNGESSENSSEVFEGSNEGSSSSGSSGARREGRHRAPVTFDESGSLPFLSLAQFFLLNEDDDDQPRGLTKEQIDNLAMRSFGENDALKTCSVCITEYTEGNKLRKLPCSHEYHVHCIDRWLSENSTCPICRRAVLASGNRESVV; translated from the exons ATGGAAAGCTCAGATTGTAACGATAAAGGAAGTGGTGATCAGTCTGCAGCACAGCGCAGAAGTCAGATGGACCGATTGGATCGGGAAGAAGCTTTCTATCAATTTGTAAATAACCTCAGTGAAGAAGATTATAGGCTTATGAGGGATAACAATTTGCTAGGCACCCCAG GTGAAAGTACTGAGGAAGAGTTGCTGAGGAGACTACAGCAAATTAAAGAGGGCCCACCACCACAAAACTCAGATGAAAATAGAG GTGGAGACTCTTCAGATGATGTATCTAATGGTGACTCTATAATAGACTGGCTTAACTCAGTCAGACAAACTGGAAATACGACAAGAAGTGGGCAAAGAGGAAACCAATCTTGGAGAGCAGTGAGCCGGACTAATCCAAACAGTGGTGATTTCAGATTCAGTTTAGAGATCAATGTTAACCGTAATAATGGGAGCCAGAATccagagaatgaaaatgaaccATCTACAAGACGTTCTAGTGGAGAAAGTATGGACAACAACAGCCAAAGACAAGTGGAAAATCCACGATCTGAATCAACATCTGCAAGGCCACCCAGATCAGAACGAAATTCAACTGAAGCATTAACAGGAGAAGCCCCACCTACCAGAGGTCAGAGAAGGGCAAGAAGTAGGAGCCCAGACCATCGGAGAACCCGAGCAAGAGCTGAAAGAAGTAGATCACCTCTACATCCAATGAGTGAAATTCCACGAAGATCTCATCATAGTATCTCATCTCAGACTTTTGAGCATCCTTTGGTAAATGAGACTGAAGGAAGTTCTAGAACCCGGCACCACGTGACATTAAGACAGCAAATCAGTGGACCTGACTTACTAACTAGAGGTCTTTTTGCAGCTTCTGGAACAAGAAATGCTTCACAAGGAGCAGGATCTTCAGACACAACTGGCAATGGTGAATCTACAGGATCAGGCCAGAGACCTCCAACCATAGTCCTTGATCTTCAAGTAAGAAGAGTTCGTCCTGGAGAATATCGGCAGAGAGATAGCATAGCTAGCAGAACTCGGTCAAGGTCTCAGACACCAAACAACACCGTCACttatgaaagtgaacgaggaggtTTTAGGCGTACGTTTTCACGTTCTGAGCGAGCAGGTGTGAGAACCTATGTCAGTACCATCAGAATTCCAATTCGTAGAATCTTAAATACTGGTTTAAGTGAGACTACATCTGTTGCAATTCAGACCATGTTAAGGCAGATAATGACAGGTTTTGGTGAGTTAAGCTACTTTATGTACAGTGATAGTGATTCAGAGCCTAGTGGCTCAGTCTCGAGTCGAAATATGGAAAGGTCAGAGTCACGGAATGGAAGAGGGGGCTCTGGTGGTAGTAGCAGTTCTGGTTCAAGTTCCAGTTCGAGTCCTAGTTCCAGTTCCAATGGTGAAAGTTCAGAGAATAGCTCAGAGGTGTTTGAAGGCAGTAATGAAGGAAGCTCATCATCAGGCTCATCAGGTGCCAGGAGAGAGGGTCGACACAGGGCCCCAGTAACATTTGATGAAAGTGGCTCTCTGCCCTTCCTTAGTCTCGCTCAGTTTTTCCTCTTAAATGAGGATgatgatgaccaacctagaggaCTCACCAAAGAACAGATTGACAACTTGGCAATGAGAAGTTTTGGTGAAAATGATGCATTAAAAACCTGTAGTGTTTGCAttacagaatacacagaaggcaACAAACTTCGTAAACTACCTTGTTCCCATGAGTACCATGTCCACTGCATCGATCGCTGGTTATCCGAAAATTCTACTTGTCCTATTTGTCGCAGAGCAGTCTTAGCTTCTGGTAACAGAGAAAGTGTTGTGTGA